Proteins encoded together in one Benincasa hispida cultivar B227 chromosome 1, ASM972705v1, whole genome shotgun sequence window:
- the LOC120077953 gene encoding uncharacterized protein LOC120077953 isoform X2, producing the protein MAKKSKRITVRYEKDQSGCMWGLISLFDFRHGRASRKLLADKKRPSRQTAGTENSRNKFEILANLDEDCSSTLDSEERKILDIGKPSVKKLIEEEMFNEQDSSRIECEHSGHLKTTDLKKTKSRKKSRDIDADSFNASEYLKEQSVDNLPVHVMLKEIYSQIHRKSTSEMKFDPDDKADMQSNGYLADLEQKVVDAIKEYLGQKFNIGKDFAEIQRVQHSREIMEALQISHSDDELFLELAQNPNSVLLKYIRNLHDMSIEKVDEPKSHEFSEVRQSEELVDHKQRLFFRRKVKHRGRSLSRGNENSDASSKIVILKPGPKGLVSSDADSIHPSAQNSTANDKKKVLNERVSSNFFLAEIKRRFKYAMGKDHHELSANDSDRFPSDHHSKRESEKGVVKENGARNSTSKDHFFLERIARPSTDGTRGEKVGKLKSLEINQDLGNIYNNRRSPSNIYVEAKKHLSEMLSSGDESVDFLRGHVPKTLGRILSLPEYNFSPINSPRRDCKLSPVTSEKRISSSSRLVSANEIMPSFKGESNETPISPGKSPLCISDDTPNAVQPPIDDNHNINSDLVDQSIREEAVSSSTNGMISEGDIESLKVNEIAVHEERSFLEAPSDSSESSLSRDQNGEMPDACNDRSVSDVPSDPIASPLIREERNDDTPDVLIDEPSISLPQDLSEENQLPPSPSGSPSSLFTLEKGVGDLEGVSDVPERPSPVSVLEPLFVDDNMSPVHAISLPGLPVQPVHIEFDDREPAETDKANIPKSLKDDKEVIFDYVKTVLSASGLTLNQICVRWLSSEQLLDFLLIDEVELFPNQLCSDQKLLFDCINEVLADVCQNFPPWFSFVKPCLRSEYLVEVCEGVYWHLLPMPQPLTLDHLVTKDMNRTRTWINLHSDAETIGTETCDAIFDDLVDDTILSCVCDSSESDDGFHMENENASDDL; encoded by the exons atggcGAAGAAGTCCAAAAGAATTACGGTTCGTTATGAGAAGGATCAGTCAGGCTGTATGTGGGGTTTGATTAGTTTGTTTGATTTCCGCCATGGCCGCGCCTCCAGGAAGTTATTAGCCGACAAGAAGCGTCCGAGCAGGCAAACTGCTG GTACTGAAAATTCTAGAAATAAGTTTGAGATTTTGGCTAATTTGGATGAAGATTGTAGTTCTACTTTG GACAGTGAAGAACGTAAGATATTGGACATTGGAAAGCCAAGCGTGAAGAAACTCATAGAAGAGGAAATGTTCAATGAGCAGGACTCGAGCAGGATCGAGTGCGAACACTCAGGCCACTTAAAGACGACTGACCTGAAAAAAACGAAGAGTCGAAAGAAAAGCCGTGACATTGATGCCGATTCCTTTAATGCTTCTGAGTATTTGAAGGAACAAAGTGTTGATAATCTTCCTGTTCATGTGATGCTAAAGGAGATCTACAGTCAGATCCATCGAAAGAGCACGAGTGAAATGAAATTTGACCCGGATGACAAAGCAGATATGCAATCAAATGGTTACCTTGCTGATCTAGAACAAAAAGTGGTTGATGCGATTAAGGAATATTTAGGCCAGAAGTTCAATATTGGGAAAGATTTTGCTGAAATTCAGAGAGTTCAACACTCAAGAGAGATCATGGAAGCACTTCAGATTTCCCATTCTGACGACGAGCTGTTTCTAGAACTCGCACAAAACCCAAACTCTGTGTTGCTAAAGTACATTAGAAATTTGCATGATATGTCGATTGAAAAAGTTGACGAACCGAAGTCACACGAATTCAGTGAAGTTAGGCAGTCCGAGGAGCTTGTTGATCATAAACAACGATTATTTTTCAGGAGAAAGGTCAAGCATCGGGGTAGGAGCTTATCAAGAGGGAATGAAAATTCTGACGCGTCAAGTAAAATTGTAATCCTGAAGCCAGGGCCAAAAGGTTTGGTGAGTTCGGATGCTGACAGCATTCATCCATCAGCCCAAAATTCTACTGCTAACGATAAAAAGAAAGTGCTGAATGAGAGGGTTAGTTCTAACTTTTTTCTTGCTGAAATCAAGAGGAGGTTTAAATATGCCATGGGAAAAGATCACCATGAACTCTCTGCTAATGATTCAGATAGATTTCCTTCTGATCATCACTCTAAGAGGGAGAGTGAAAAGGGTGTCGTTAAGGAAAATGGTGCAAGAAATTCTACTAGTAAGGACCACTTTTTTCTTGAAAGAATTGCCAGACCTTCCACTGATGGCACGAGAGGAGAGAAGGTTGGAAAACTCAAAAGCTTGGAAATAAATCAAGATTTGGGAAATATTTATAACAATAGAAGAAGCCCGTCTAATATTTATGTTGAGGCAAAGAAACATCTCTCTGAGATGCTTAGCAGTGGGGATGAGAGTGTAGATTTTTTAAGGGGACACGTCCCTAAGACCCTAGGACGGATTCTCTCTCTTCCTGAGTATAACTTTTCTCCCATTAACAGTCCTAGAAGGGACTGCAAGCTCAGCCCAGTAACTTCAGAGAAGAGAATTTCTTCTAGTAGCAGACTTGTAAGTGCTAATGAAATTATGCCATCCTTCAAGGGCGAAAGTAACGAGACCCCAATCAGTCCAGGAAAATCTccattgtgcatttctgatgatACCCCAAATGCTGTGCAGCCTCCAATTGACGATAACCACAATATTAACAGTGATTTAGTCGATCAAAGTATAAGAGAAGAAGCCGTGAGTTCTAGTACTAATGGGATGATTTCTGAAG GTGATATCGAGAGTCTAAAAGTAAATGAAATTGCAGTTCATGAGGAGAGAAGTTTTTTGGAGGCTCCCTCTGACTCAAGTGAATCTTCTCTTTCCAGAGATCAGAATGGTGAAATGCCTGATGCATGCAATGATAGAAGTGTTTCTGATGTTCCATCTGACCCGATTGCCTCTCCCCTTATCCGAGAAGAACGTAATGATGACACGCCAGATGTGCTCATTGATGAACCTTCGATAAGCTTGCCTCAA GATTTGTCTGAAGAAAACCAATTGCCTCCATCTCCCTCGGGATCCCCTTCTAGCTTGTTTACTCTTGAAAAGGGTGTTGGAGATTTAGAGGGCGTTTCTGATGTTCCAGAGCGGCCAAGCCCGGTTTCAGTTCTTGAGCCACTATTTGTAGATGATAACATGAGCCCGGTGCATGCCATTTCTCTGCCTG GGTTACCAGTACAACCAGTGCATATTGAATTTGACGATCGTGAACCTGCAGAAACCGATAAAGCTAACATTCCGAAATCGTTGAAGGACGATAAGGAAGTGATTTTTGACTATGTGAAGACAGTGTTATCAGCATCAGGCCTTACCTTGAACCAGATCTGTGTAAGGTGGCTTTCTTCAGAACAGCTTCTTGACTTCCTACTAATCGACGAGGTAGAGCTTTTCCCGAACCAGCTGTGCTCTGATCAGAAGCTCCTCTTTGACTGTATTAATGAAGTACTTGCTGATGTCTGTCAAAACTTTCCCCCATGGTTCTCGTTTGTAAAACCTTGTTTACGGTCGGAATATCTTGTTGAGGTTTGTGAAGGAGTATATTGGCATCTTCTTCCAATGCCACAGCCTCTTACGCTGGACCATCTTGTCACGAAGGACATGAACAGAACCCGAACATGGATAAACCTTCATTCTGATGCTGAAACTATTGGTACTGAGACATGTGATGCCATATTCGATGATTTGGTGGATGATACGATATTAAGCTGTGTATGCGATAGTTCAGAATCCGATGATGGCTTTCACATGGAGAATGAAAATGCGAGTGACGACTTGTAA
- the LOC120077953 gene encoding uncharacterized protein LOC120077953 isoform X1 has protein sequence MAKKSKRITVRYEKDQSGCMWGLISLFDFRHGRASRKLLADKKRPSRQTAGTENSRNKFEILANLDEDCSSTLDSEERKILDIGKPSVKKLIEEEMFNEQDSSRIECEHSGHLKTTDLKKTKSRKKSRDIDADSFNASEYLKEQSVDNLPVHVMLKEIYSQIHRKSTSEMKFDPDDKADMQSNGYLADLEQKVVDAIKEYLGQKFNIGKDFAEIQRVQHSREIMEALQISHSDDELFLELAQNPNSVLLKYIRNLHDMSIEKVDEPKSHEFSEVRQSEELVDHKQRLFFRRKVKHRGRSLSRGNENSDASSKIVILKPGPKGLVSSDADSIHPSAQNSTANDKKKVLNERVSSNFFLAEIKRRFKYAMGKDHHELSANDSDRFPSDHHSKRESEKGVVKENGARNSTSKDHFFLERIARPSTDGTRGEKVGKLKSLEINQDLGNIYNNRRSPSNIYVEAKKHLSEMLSSGDESVDFLRGHVPKTLGRILSLPEYNFSPINSPRRDCKLSPVTSEKRISSSSRLVSANEIMPSFKGESNETPISPGKSPLCISDDTPNAVQPPIDDNHNINSDLVDQSIREEAVSSSTNGMISEGDIESLKVNEIAVHEERSFLEAPSDSSESSLSRDQNGEMPDACNDRSVSDVPSDPIASPLIREERNDDTPDVLIDEPSISLPQDLSEENQLPPSPSGSPSSLFTLEKGVGDLEGVSDVPERPSPVSVLEPLFVDDNMSPVHAISLPAGLPVQPVHIEFDDREPAETDKANIPKSLKDDKEVIFDYVKTVLSASGLTLNQICVRWLSSEQLLDFLLIDEVELFPNQLCSDQKLLFDCINEVLADVCQNFPPWFSFVKPCLRSEYLVEVCEGVYWHLLPMPQPLTLDHLVTKDMNRTRTWINLHSDAETIGTETCDAIFDDLVDDTILSCVCDSSESDDGFHMENENASDDL, from the exons atggcGAAGAAGTCCAAAAGAATTACGGTTCGTTATGAGAAGGATCAGTCAGGCTGTATGTGGGGTTTGATTAGTTTGTTTGATTTCCGCCATGGCCGCGCCTCCAGGAAGTTATTAGCCGACAAGAAGCGTCCGAGCAGGCAAACTGCTG GTACTGAAAATTCTAGAAATAAGTTTGAGATTTTGGCTAATTTGGATGAAGATTGTAGTTCTACTTTG GACAGTGAAGAACGTAAGATATTGGACATTGGAAAGCCAAGCGTGAAGAAACTCATAGAAGAGGAAATGTTCAATGAGCAGGACTCGAGCAGGATCGAGTGCGAACACTCAGGCCACTTAAAGACGACTGACCTGAAAAAAACGAAGAGTCGAAAGAAAAGCCGTGACATTGATGCCGATTCCTTTAATGCTTCTGAGTATTTGAAGGAACAAAGTGTTGATAATCTTCCTGTTCATGTGATGCTAAAGGAGATCTACAGTCAGATCCATCGAAAGAGCACGAGTGAAATGAAATTTGACCCGGATGACAAAGCAGATATGCAATCAAATGGTTACCTTGCTGATCTAGAACAAAAAGTGGTTGATGCGATTAAGGAATATTTAGGCCAGAAGTTCAATATTGGGAAAGATTTTGCTGAAATTCAGAGAGTTCAACACTCAAGAGAGATCATGGAAGCACTTCAGATTTCCCATTCTGACGACGAGCTGTTTCTAGAACTCGCACAAAACCCAAACTCTGTGTTGCTAAAGTACATTAGAAATTTGCATGATATGTCGATTGAAAAAGTTGACGAACCGAAGTCACACGAATTCAGTGAAGTTAGGCAGTCCGAGGAGCTTGTTGATCATAAACAACGATTATTTTTCAGGAGAAAGGTCAAGCATCGGGGTAGGAGCTTATCAAGAGGGAATGAAAATTCTGACGCGTCAAGTAAAATTGTAATCCTGAAGCCAGGGCCAAAAGGTTTGGTGAGTTCGGATGCTGACAGCATTCATCCATCAGCCCAAAATTCTACTGCTAACGATAAAAAGAAAGTGCTGAATGAGAGGGTTAGTTCTAACTTTTTTCTTGCTGAAATCAAGAGGAGGTTTAAATATGCCATGGGAAAAGATCACCATGAACTCTCTGCTAATGATTCAGATAGATTTCCTTCTGATCATCACTCTAAGAGGGAGAGTGAAAAGGGTGTCGTTAAGGAAAATGGTGCAAGAAATTCTACTAGTAAGGACCACTTTTTTCTTGAAAGAATTGCCAGACCTTCCACTGATGGCACGAGAGGAGAGAAGGTTGGAAAACTCAAAAGCTTGGAAATAAATCAAGATTTGGGAAATATTTATAACAATAGAAGAAGCCCGTCTAATATTTATGTTGAGGCAAAGAAACATCTCTCTGAGATGCTTAGCAGTGGGGATGAGAGTGTAGATTTTTTAAGGGGACACGTCCCTAAGACCCTAGGACGGATTCTCTCTCTTCCTGAGTATAACTTTTCTCCCATTAACAGTCCTAGAAGGGACTGCAAGCTCAGCCCAGTAACTTCAGAGAAGAGAATTTCTTCTAGTAGCAGACTTGTAAGTGCTAATGAAATTATGCCATCCTTCAAGGGCGAAAGTAACGAGACCCCAATCAGTCCAGGAAAATCTccattgtgcatttctgatgatACCCCAAATGCTGTGCAGCCTCCAATTGACGATAACCACAATATTAACAGTGATTTAGTCGATCAAAGTATAAGAGAAGAAGCCGTGAGTTCTAGTACTAATGGGATGATTTCTGAAG GTGATATCGAGAGTCTAAAAGTAAATGAAATTGCAGTTCATGAGGAGAGAAGTTTTTTGGAGGCTCCCTCTGACTCAAGTGAATCTTCTCTTTCCAGAGATCAGAATGGTGAAATGCCTGATGCATGCAATGATAGAAGTGTTTCTGATGTTCCATCTGACCCGATTGCCTCTCCCCTTATCCGAGAAGAACGTAATGATGACACGCCAGATGTGCTCATTGATGAACCTTCGATAAGCTTGCCTCAA GATTTGTCTGAAGAAAACCAATTGCCTCCATCTCCCTCGGGATCCCCTTCTAGCTTGTTTACTCTTGAAAAGGGTGTTGGAGATTTAGAGGGCGTTTCTGATGTTCCAGAGCGGCCAAGCCCGGTTTCAGTTCTTGAGCCACTATTTGTAGATGATAACATGAGCCCGGTGCATGCCATTTCTCTGCCTG CAGGGTTACCAGTACAACCAGTGCATATTGAATTTGACGATCGTGAACCTGCAGAAACCGATAAAGCTAACATTCCGAAATCGTTGAAGGACGATAAGGAAGTGATTTTTGACTATGTGAAGACAGTGTTATCAGCATCAGGCCTTACCTTGAACCAGATCTGTGTAAGGTGGCTTTCTTCAGAACAGCTTCTTGACTTCCTACTAATCGACGAGGTAGAGCTTTTCCCGAACCAGCTGTGCTCTGATCAGAAGCTCCTCTTTGACTGTATTAATGAAGTACTTGCTGATGTCTGTCAAAACTTTCCCCCATGGTTCTCGTTTGTAAAACCTTGTTTACGGTCGGAATATCTTGTTGAGGTTTGTGAAGGAGTATATTGGCATCTTCTTCCAATGCCACAGCCTCTTACGCTGGACCATCTTGTCACGAAGGACATGAACAGAACCCGAACATGGATAAACCTTCATTCTGATGCTGAAACTATTGGTACTGAGACATGTGATGCCATATTCGATGATTTGGTGGATGATACGATATTAAGCTGTGTATGCGATAGTTCAGAATCCGATGATGGCTTTCACATGGAGAATGAAAATGCGAGTGACGACTTGTAA